In Streptomyces chartreusis NRRL 3882, the following are encoded in one genomic region:
- a CDS encoding SAM-dependent methyltransferase, translating to MADAAPRLQGLFAQLLGAPLPVRIRAWDGSQAGPPGAPTLVVRNRRALRRLLWKPGELGLARAWVAGDLDIDGDLYTTLDLLAGHIWERDEDARTLAQALRDPEVRAAVRGLVKLAGTPLPPAPPREEARSPRRHLHTKRSDRRAISHHYDVGNDFYEIVLGPSMVYSCAYWPSPDSTLEQAQHDKLELVCRKLGLKPGQRLLDVGCGWGSMAIHAAREHGVSVVGVTLSQEQAAYARKRVADEGLTDKVEIRVQDYRDVRDGPYDAISSIGMAEHVGAERYLEYATGLHELLKPGGRLLNHQIARRPQRDETAYSVDAFIDSYVFPDGELQPVGATVAMLERAGFEVRDVESIREHYALTLRQWVARLEAGWQRAVQLASPGRARVWRLYMAASALAFERNRIGVNQVLAVRTSESGASGMPLRARTWN from the coding sequence ATGGCAGACGCCGCGCCGCGGCTCCAGGGCCTCTTCGCACAGTTGCTGGGAGCACCGCTTCCCGTGCGCATCCGCGCCTGGGACGGTTCGCAGGCGGGCCCGCCGGGCGCGCCGACCCTGGTCGTACGCAACCGCCGCGCTCTGCGCCGCCTGCTGTGGAAGCCGGGCGAACTCGGCCTGGCCAGGGCCTGGGTGGCGGGCGATCTCGACATCGACGGCGACCTCTACACCACCCTCGACCTGCTGGCCGGTCACATCTGGGAGCGCGACGAGGACGCCCGCACCCTCGCCCAGGCCCTGCGTGACCCCGAGGTCCGCGCCGCTGTACGCGGGCTCGTCAAGCTCGCCGGGACCCCGCTGCCGCCCGCCCCGCCCCGCGAGGAGGCCCGCAGCCCCCGCCGCCACCTGCACACCAAGCGCAGCGACAGACGGGCCATCAGCCACCACTACGACGTCGGCAACGACTTCTACGAGATCGTCCTCGGCCCGTCCATGGTGTACTCCTGCGCCTACTGGCCCAGCCCCGACAGCACCCTCGAACAGGCCCAGCACGACAAGCTCGAACTCGTCTGCCGCAAGCTCGGCCTGAAGCCCGGTCAGCGGCTCCTCGACGTCGGCTGCGGCTGGGGTTCCATGGCGATCCACGCCGCCCGGGAGCACGGCGTGAGCGTCGTCGGTGTCACGCTCTCCCAGGAGCAGGCGGCGTACGCCCGCAAGCGCGTCGCCGACGAGGGACTCACCGACAAGGTCGAGATCCGTGTCCAGGACTACCGCGACGTCCGTGACGGGCCCTACGACGCGATCTCCTCCATCGGCATGGCCGAACACGTCGGCGCCGAGCGGTACCTGGAGTACGCCACCGGCCTGCACGAGCTGCTCAAGCCCGGCGGGCGGCTCCTCAACCACCAGATCGCCCGCCGCCCGCAGCGGGACGAGACGGCGTACAGCGTCGACGCCTTCATCGACTCCTACGTCTTCCCCGACGGCGAGCTCCAGCCCGTCGGCGCCACCGTCGCCATGCTGGAGCGCGCCGGGTTCGAGGTGCGCGACGTCGAGTCGATCCGCGAGCACTACGCCCTCACCCTGCGGCAGTGGGTCGCCCGGCTGGAGGCCGGCTGGCAGCGTGCCGTCCAGCTCGCCAGCCCCGGCCGGGCCCGCGTCTGGCGCCTGTACATGGCCGCCTCCGCGCTCGCCTTCGAGCGCAACCGCATCGGCGTCAACCAGGTCCTCGCCGTGCGGACGTCTGAGTCCGGGGCGTCGGGCATGCCGCTGCGCGCCCGCACCTGGAACTGA